In the Drosophila takahashii strain IR98-3 E-12201 chromosome 3R, DtakHiC1v2, whole genome shotgun sequence genome, one interval contains:
- the AhcyL2 gene encoding adenosylhomocysteinase-like 2, which produces MSKMPETTFADLSLADKTAVKKSSIEARRFSDVSTCSFSSTCFTGSSDEDEISPKDNHQRNSAGGTDFCVKSISKSAFGRREIEIAESEMPGIMTLRKRAKDEKPLKGAHIVGCTHVNAQSAVLIETLVQLGASVRWAACNIYSTQNAVSAALAEAGIPIFAWRGETEEEFWWCLDRAIHSEGWQPNLILDDGGDATHLMLKKYPDYFKAIRGIVEESVTGVHRLYMLSKGGKLTVPAINVNDSVTKNKFDTFYTCRDSILDSLKRTTDIMFGGKQVVICGYGDVGKGCAQSLKGQGCIVYITEVDPICALQAAMDGFRVVRLNEVIRNVDVVVTATGNKNVITRDHMNRMKNGCILCNMGHSCSEIDVNGLHTPERTWERVRSQVDHIRWPDGRMIILLAEGRLVNLSCSTISSFVVSVASSTQALALIELFSAPGRYKSDVYLLPKKMDEYVASLHLATFDAHLTELTDEQAKFMGLNKAGPFKANYYRY; this is translated from the exons ATGTCCAAAATGCCAGAGACAACGTTTGCCGACCTGAGTCTGGCTGATAAG actGCAGTGAAGAAGTCCAGTATTGAAGCTAGACGGTTTTCTGATGTCTCCACCTGCTCATTTAGCTCCA CCTGTTTTACTGGAAGCTCAGATGAGGACGAGATTTCGCCGAAGGACAACCATCAGCGCAACTCCGCCGGAGGGACTGACTTTTGCGTGAAGAGCATTTCGAAGAGTGCGTTTGGACGGCGGGAGATCGAAATCGCCGAGTCGGAAATGCCGGGTATTATGACTCTGCGGAAGAGGGCCAAGGACGAGAAGCCGCTGAAGGGAGCTCATATTGTTGGCTGCACGCACGTCAATGCCCAGTCAGCGGTACTGATCGAAACGCTCGTCCAACTGGGCGCCTCCGTTCGCTGGGCTGCCTGCAACATATACTCCACTCAAAACGCCGTTTCAGCCGCTCTGGCAGAGGCTGGAATCCCGATCTTCGCCTGGCGCGGAGAGACGGAGGAGGAGTTTTGGTGGTGCCTGGACAGGGCCATCCACTCGGAGGGCTGGCAGCCCAACCTGATCCTAGACGACGGCGGCGATGCCACGCACCTGATGCTGAAGAAGTATCCGGACTACTTCAAGGCCATCCGTGGCATTGTGGAGGAGAGCGTGACCGGGGTTCATCGGCTGTACATGCTCTCCAAGGGGGGCAAACTCACCGTTCCGGCCATCAACGTTAACGATTCGGTTACCAAGAACAAGTTTGATACCTTCTACACGTGTCGTGACTCCATTCTCGACAG TCTGAAACGCACCACGGATATTATGTTTGGCGGAAAACAGGTTGTGATCTGTGGCTACGGGGATGTTGGCAAGGGCTGCGCCCAGTCGCTGAAGGGTCAAGGTTGCATTGTCTACATCACAGAGGTGGATCCCATATGCGCTCTTCAGGCGGCCATGGATGGATTTCGGGTGGTGCGGTTGAACGAAGTCATCAGGAACGTGGATGTGGTGGTCACGGCAACgggaaacaaaaatgtaatcaCCCGCGATCACATGAATCGCATGAAAAATGGCTGCATCCTCTGCAACATGGGACACTCTTGCTCCGAAATTGATGTG aacgGCCTGCATACCCCCGAGCGCACGTGGGAGCGAGTCCGTTCCCAAGTGGACCACATCAGGTGGCCCGATGGCAGGATGATCATTCTGCTGGCTGAGGGAAGGCTGGTGAATCTCTCCTGCTCCACAATCTCCTCGTTTGTCGTATCCGTTGCCTCCTCCACTCAGGCCCTGGCTCTCATTGAACTCTTCTCAGCGCCAGGAAGATACAAATCGGATGTCTATCTGCTGCCAAAGAAAATGG ACGAGTACGTGGCTAGTTTGCATCTGGCCACCTTTGATGCCCATCTTACGGAGCTCACGGACGAGCAGGCCAAATTCATGGGCTTAAACAAGGCCGGGCCTTTCAAAGCCAATTACTACAG ATATTAA
- the LOC108059809 gene encoding uncharacterized protein, with protein MTGSVHDPKWSLERRESSGHLVWRKDSPESKVRFRFDVEVLEFEKHPHEELDDKEDHFSMTSLSATVAMCATCVAVVAASVFLPWYLMEKVGSL; from the exons ATGACTGGAtcag TCCACGATCCGAAGTGGAGCCTGGAGCGCCGTGAGTCCTCCGGTCATTTGGTGTGGCGCAAGGACTCTCCGGAGTCGAAAGTCCGGTTTCGCTTCGACGTCGAGGTCCTGGAGTTTGAGAAGCATCCCCACGAGGAGCTGGACGATAAGGAGGACCACTTCTCGATGACCAGTCTCTCGGCGACAGTGGCCATGTGTGCCACCTGCGTGGCCGTGGTTGCCGCCTCCGTATTCCTGCCCTGGTATTTGATGGAGAAGGTCGGTTCgctttga
- the MESK4 gene encoding uncharacterized protein MESK4: MSGTSTSERSNSEDSPSNPGLTEVLRTCANIQSVESLNYEYNDVFLTESNEGKMITPNPYSFNLSGNFSISSCPSEDVSFTESILEDNGRISLAYENLKTIPRRLADKFAAQTKFLDLSHNDFRNLRFLSFFEDLDTLILDRNVNLDINTFPYLPSLRILWINNCDIANITDWIHRIERQCPALDQLSCMGNPGIRTVFGGQGPREYILQVLPQLKYLDGLPVCGGSGGHMALSSSQGHGQDSTSNSEKPQPAPALTFKDFFRPKHSRKSHSGRTYGNGSSTN; this comes from the exons ATGTCTGGAACATCGACCTCTGAGCGCTCCAACTCCGAAGACAG TCCATCGAATCCAGGCCTGACGGAGGTGCTCAGGACCTGTGCAAATATCCAGTCGGTAGAAAGCTTAAACTACGAATATAACGACGTTTTCCTGACCGAATCCAATGAGGGCAAGATGATAACGCCGAATCCATACTCCTTCAACCTTTCGGGCAACTTTTCCATCAGTAGTTGTCCCAGTGAAGACGTGTCCTTCACGGAGAGTATTCTAGAGGACAATGGTCGTATATCACTGGCTTATGAGAACCTGAAGACCATTCCTCGGCGACTGGCTGATAAATTCGCTGCACAGACCAAGTTCCTCGATTTGAGTCACAATGATTTCCGAAACCTAAGATTTCTCTCGTTTTTCGAGGACCTGGACACTTTGATTCTGGACCGCAATGTGAACCTGGACATAAATACTTTTCCTTACCTACCAAGCCTGAGGATCTTGTG GATTAACAACTGCGATATAGCCAACATAACCGACTGGATACACCGCATCGAACGGCAGTGTCCTGCGCTAGATCAGCTCTCTTGCATGGGTAATCCTGGCATCCGCACTGTTTTCGGTGGCCAAGGACCTCGCGAGTATATCCTGCAAGTGCTCCCCCAGCTGAAATATCTGGATGGACTGCCGGTCTGTGGCGGGAGTGGAGGTCATATGGCACTCTCCTCTTCGCAAGGACATGGTCAGGACTCGACCAGCAACTCGGAGAAGCCACAACCCGCACCAGCGCTCACTTTCAAGGACTTCTTCCGGCCAAAGCACTCAAGGAAATCGCATAGTGGGCGGACCTACGGCAACGGCTCCTCGACAAACTAA
- the LOC108059847 gene encoding ER membrane protein complex subunit 2-like encodes MSLNYEEMSWSDVRDQFRKWREETGRHSEEVVQLWVAVLEDKVHKTGNERHLILEQVIIAALDTARFDIATQCTKQLALEFPGSLRVMKFKAMRYEALEQYDEADEVLDAIIAKDETNAAPRKRKIAILKARGRRLEAIKELNEYLKKFMSDQEAWHELCTMYLAEGEFGKAAFCMEEVLLHNPHSHLIHQRLAEIRYTMGGVENVETARTYYSQALKLNPHNLRALYGIYLCCNYLANSRAVSSKRKELQKLGQWALEQVTEQTTKQSTIKNNDKLILSLEAALGNLEIKSN; translated from the exons ATGTCGCTAAACTACGAGGAGATGAGCTGGTCGG ATGTTCGCGATCAGTTCAGGAAGTGGCGCGAGGAGACGGGTCGCCACAGCGAGGAGGTGGTGCAGCTCTGGGTGGCTGTGCTGGAGGACAAGGTTCACAAGACCGGCAACGAGCGCCACCTCATCCTCGAACAGGTGATCATCGCTGCTTTGGACACGGCCCGCTTCGACATCGCCACCCAGTGCACCAAGCAGCTGGCCCTGGAGTTCCCGGGCAGCCTGCGCGTGATGAAGTTCAAGGCGATGCGCTACGAGGCTCTGGAGCAGTACGATGAGGCCGACGAGGTCCTGGACGCCATCATCGCCAAGGACGAGACCAATGCCGCGCCCAGGAAGCGCAAGATTGCCATCCTAAAGGCCCGCGGACGTCGCCTGGAGGCCATCAAGGAGCTCAACGAATATCTAAAGAA GTTCATGTCTGACCAGGAAGCCTGGCACGAGCTGTGCACAATGTATTTGGCCGAAGGAGAGTTCGGCAAGGCGGCCTTCTGCATGGAGGAGGTTCTGCTGCACAATCCCCATAGCCATCTGATACACCAGCGGCTGGCGGAAATACGCTACACAATG GGTGGCGTCGAGAATGTGGAAACTGCTCGCACTTACTACTCGCAGGCCCTGAAGCTGAACCCGCATAACTTGCGCGCTCTTTACGGCATTTACTTGTGCTGCAACTATTTGGCCAACTCGCGAGCTGTGAGCTCCAAGCGCAAGGAGCTGCAGAAGCTGGGTCAGTGGGCCCTCGAACAAGTTACGGAGCAAACCACCAAACAATCCACGATCAAGAACAACGACAAACTGATTCTGTCACTGGAGGCTGCCTTAGGAAACCTGGAAATTAAATCGAATTGA
- the LOC108059838 gene encoding xylulose kinase: MGPPKQLKRTFLGFDLSTQKLKAVLLSSTLEVVAKAEVKFDTDLPEFRTTGGANAGPNKNEYYVQPVMWVKAMDIVLERLVMQQADLSTVAGVSGSGQQHGSLYWSKHGINTLQKLDSDKFLHAQIDDSAFVVNRTPIWMDATTTKQCLEMEMAVGGKLKMVELTGSKCYERFTGPQIRKIYQKRCHAYDEAVRISLVSSFISSLFLGAVAPIDFSDGSGMNLLNISKRNWSKECLNVCAPDLDERLGLPVSPHTVLGNVSKYFVKRFSFSPDCKVIASTGDNCSSLSGMLVGSNWLTISLGTSDTLMVSMKNQLHWEEGHVLCHPTDIESFMGLLCFRNASLVREGVNKSMTGGNWDKFNEYLDSTPRGNFGNMAIHFPDMEIIPKAQGILRWSKEIVPSSPEAAKGLIKFSSPQIEIRALVEGQMLHHRAVAEDLGYHFGPETQILVTGGASVNKSILQTVADVFNSPVHVQDEGHEAALMGAAYRAAYSLYLHELDKNKKEEPLSYREYILSLTSNKLDLMCEPHKDSEQIYGPMLLRYREMARILATED; encoded by the exons ATGGGTCCGCCGAAGCAGCTGAAACGAACCTTTCTTGGCTTCGACCTGAGCACTCAGAAG CTCAAAGCGGTCCTGCTGAGCTCCACTTTGGAGGTGGTTGCCAAGGCGGAGGTGAAATTCGACACGGATTTGCCGGAGTTCCGGACCACGGGAGGAGCCAATGCCGGACCCAACAAAAATGA ATACTATGTGCAGCCCGTGATGTGGGTGAAGGCCATGGACATTGTCCTGGAGCGACTGGTTATGCAGCAGGCTGATCTTAGCACCGTGGCGGGAGTCAGTGGCTCCGGCCAGCAGCACGGATCGCTGTACTGGTCTAAGCACGGAATCAACACGCTGCAAAAACTGGACTCCGACAAGTTCCTTCACGCACAAATCGACGACTCCGCCTTTGTGGTCAACCGGACGCCCATTTGGATGGACGCCACCACGACGAAACAGTGCCTGGAAATGGAGATGGCCGTCGGGGGCAAGCTCAAAATGGTGGAACTGACCGGCTCCAAGTGCTACGAACGCTTCACGGGACCCCAGATCAGGAAGATATACCAGAAACGCTGCCACGCCTACGACGAGGCCGTTCGAATCTCATTGGTCAGCAGCTTCATATCGTCGCTGTTCCTGGGTGCAGTTGCTCCAATTGACTTCAGTGACGGTTCCGGTATGAATCTGCTGAACATTAGCAAGCGCAACTGGTCCAAGGAATGCCTGAATGTCTGTGCCCCTGATCTTGACGAGCGTCTGGGTCTGCCGGTCAGTCCGCATACTGTTTTGGGCAACGTCTCAAAGTATTTTGTGAAGCGTTTTAGCTTTTCGCCCGACTGCAAGGTGATCGCCAGTACGGGCGACAATTGTTCGTCCCTTTCCGGGATGCTGGTGGGCAGCAACTGGCTGACCATTTCCCTGGGCACCAGCGACACTTTGATGGTGAGCATGAAGAATCAACTGCACTGGGAGGAGGGTCATGTGCTGTGTCATCCAACCGACATTGAATCGTTCATGGGCCTGCTATG TTTTAGAAATGCCTCTTTGGTCCGCGAGGGAGTCAACAAGTCGATGACCGGCGGCAACTGGGACAAATTCAACGAGTATCTCGACTCCACTCCACGCGGAAACTTCGGAAACATGGCCATTCACTTCCCCGATATGGAAATTATCCCCAAGGCGCAGGGCATTTTGCGGTGGAGCAAGGAAATTGTACCCAGCTCCCCGGAGGCAGCCAAGGGTCTTATCAA ATTCAGCTCGCCTCAAATAGAAATTCGTGCCCTAGTTGAAGGACAGATGCTGCATCACCGGGCTGTGGCCGAGGACCTTGGCTACCACTTTGGTCCCGAGACCCAAATCCTGGTCACTGGAGGCGCCTCCGTTAACAAATCGATTCTGCAGACTGTCGCCGATGTGTTCAATTCGCCTGTTCATGTCCAG GACGAAGGACATGAGGCCGCCTTGATGGGAGCCGCTTACCGGGCCGCCTACTCTCTGTACCTCCATGAActggataaaaataagaagGAGGAGCCCCTGTCCTACCGAGAATACATCCTTAGCCTGACGAGCAATAAGTTGGACCTGATGTGCGAACCTCACAAGGACAGCGAGCAAATCTACGGTCCCATGCTACTCCGGTACCGCGAAATGGCGCGCATTTTGGCCACTGAAGACTAA
- the Sf3a1 gene encoding splicing factor 3A subunit 1 has protein sequence MPALDAEAPEEQFGNDQPKSMSGPIVGIIYPPPEVRNIVDKTASFVARNGPEFEARIRQNELGNPKFNFLNGGDPYHAYYRHKVNEFREGNDAGITAIAGMKQLAVTSAAQQRQQELLKQVVEQQFVPKEPPPEFEFIADPPSISALDLDIVKLTAQFVARNGRQFLTNLMSREQRNFQFDFLRPQHSLFQYFTKLLEQYTKVLIPPKDLLGKLRAESAPGRASMNQVLDHVKYRANWQRHQEAQRRREEEKIERERVAYAQIDWHDFVVVETVDYQPFESGNFPPPTNPDEVGARVLMEERLMDEEGDTEMQIESDDEGDSHVASHLESGGLKLSQMENRVGIQMKNVSSYGQPTGAKRDNTQVQDMDEASSDEDTPTTTKLQPAVAPMLPPTHDKVVVKKYDPKATQPKPAPMPTDEYLISPITGEKIPASKVSEHMRIGLLDPRWVEQRDKHTVEKINQDNVFAAGTAIEASLKQLAERRTDIFGVGDEETVIGKKLGEEETKKDDRVTWDGHTSSVEAATRAARANITLEEQIHQIHKVKGLLPDEEKEKIGPKPVGSKATLSAPPQPSTKSQHSHSNQNQHHQGGGGGGGGHHGHHNMHHHHPPHQQAPSHQSHHHHPPQQPPQPVMQLMQLRPQMMQPPFGAGGGGYMNMQGGGGPPQIAPAPPVELVEEEPPSKKMRSEDNLIPEAEFIASHKSPVTIQVLVPNSDKSEWKLNGQMIAVTMALSEPITNLKTKLQDETGMPPAKQKIFYEGMFFKDSNTMAFYNLVNGTTVHLQVKERGGRKK, from the exons ATGCCAGCTTTAGACGCGGAAGCCCCCGAGGAGCAGTTCGGCAATGATCAGCCCAAGTCGATGTCGGGTCCCATTGTGGGGATTATCTATCCGCCGCCGGAAGTCAGAA ATATCGTTGACAAGACCGCCAGTTTCGTGGCCCGCAATGGACCGGAGTTCGAGGCGAGAATCCGGCAAAACGAGCTGGGCAATCCGAAGTTCAACTTCTTGAATGGCGGCGATCCCTACCACGCCTACTACAGACACAAGGTCAACGAGTTCCGCGAGGGCAATG ATGCCGGAATCACTGCCATTGCGGGCATGAAGCAGCTGGCGGTGACCAGTGCCGCCCAGCAGCGCCAGCAGGAGCTCCTCAAGCAGGTGGTGGAGCAGCAGTTCGTGCCCAAGGAGCCGCCGCCGGAATTCGAGTTCATCGCCGATCCGCCCTCCATTTCGGCCCTGGATTT AGACATTGTAAAGCTCACCGCCCAATTTGTGGCCCGTAATGGCCGCCAGTTTCTGACCAATCTGATGAGCCGGGAGCAGCGCAACTTCCAGTTCGACTTCCTGCGACCGCAGCACTCGCTCTTCCAGTACTTCACCAAGCTCCTCGAGCAATACACCAAAGTTCTAATACCGCCCAAGGATCTGCTCGGCAAGCTGCGCGCGGAAAGTGCTCCGGGCAGGGCCAGCATGAACCAGGTGCTGGACCACGTCAAGTACCGGGCCAATTGGCAGCGCCACCAGGAGGCCCAGCGGCGTCGCGAGGAGGAGAAGATCGAAAGGGAGCGCGTGGCTTACGCCCAAATAGACTGGCACGACTTTGTAGTCGTCGAGACGGTGGACTATCAGCCCTTCGAGTCGGGCAACTTCCCGCCGCCCACGAATCCCGACGAGGTGGGCGCCCGTGTGCTCATGGAGGAGCGTCTGATGGACGAGGAGGGCGACACAGAGATGCAGATTGAATCCGATGATGAGGGTGACTCGCATGTGGCTAGCCACCTGGAGAGCGGCGGCCTCAAGCTCTCGCAGATGGAGAACCGCGTGGGCATTCAGATGAAGAACGTGTCGTCCTACGGCCAGCCGACGGGCGCCAAGCGGGACAACACTCAGGTGCAGGACATGGACGAGGCCTCCAGCGACGAGGACACACCGACGACGACCAAGCTGCAGCCAGCTGTGGCGCCCATGCTGCCGCCCACCCACGACAAGGTGGTGGTCAAGAAGTACGATCCGAAGGCCACACAACCGAAACCGGCACCCATGCCCACGGACGAGTATCTCATCTCACCGATCACGGGAGAAAAGATCCCCGCCTCCAAGGTATCGGAGCACATGCGCATCGGTCTCCTGGATCCACGCTGGGTGGAGCAGCGCGACAAGCACACGGTGGAGAAAATCAACCAGGACAACGTCTTCGCCGCGGGCACAGCCATCGAGGCGAGTCTCAAGCAGCTGGCCGAGCGGCGTACGGATATCTTTGGTGTTGGGGACGAGGAGACGGTTATTGGCAAGAAGCTGGGCGAGGAGGAGACCAAGAAGGACGATCGCGTCACCTGGGACGGGCACACTTCGAGTGTCGAGGCAGCCACGCGCGCAGCCCGCGCGAATATCACGCTGGAGGAGCAAATCCATCAGATCCACAAGGTCAAGGGACTGCTGCCGgacgaggagaaggagaagatcGGACCCAAGCCGGTGGGCAGCAAGGCCACGCTCTCAGCGCCGCCGCAGCCGTCAACCAAGTCGCAGCACAGCCACTCCAACCAGAATCAGCACCACCAAGGAGGcggtggaggtggaggtggtCACCACGGGCACCACAACATGCACCACCATCATCCGCCGCATCAGCAGGCGCCGTCGCACCAATCGCACCACCACCATCCGCCGCAGCAGCCGCCGCAACCGGTGATGCAGCTGATGCAACTGCGACCACAAATGATGC AACCCCCATTTGGAGCTGGTGGTGGAGGCTACATGAACATGCAAGGTGGTGGCGGGCCTCCGCAAATTGCACCTGCTCCGCCTGTTGAATTAGTGGAGGAGGAGCCGCCTTCCAAGAAGATGCGTAGCGAGGACAACCTAATTCCAGAAGCAGAGTTTATTGCAAGCCACAAG AGCCCTGTAACCATTCAGGTCCTGGTGCCCAATTCAGACAAATCCGAGTGGAAGCTAAATGGCCAAATGATTGCCGTGACCATGGCTCTCTCCGAACCGATCACCAATCTCAAGACAAAGCTGCAGGATGAGACTGGTATGCCACCGGCCAAGCAGAAGATCTTTTACGAG GGAATGTTCTTCAAAGACAGCAACACTATGGCTTTTTACAATCTCGTGAACGGAACCACAGTGCATTTACAGGTCAAGGAGCGTGGTGGCCGCAAGAAGTAG